One window from the genome of Bacteroidota bacterium encodes:
- the ppk1 gene encoding polyphosphate kinase 1: MKRKDRLKDQIKKYLVPENFINRDLSWIEFNKRVLEEALHPGLPLLERIKFISIFCSNLDEFYMIRVSGIKEQIAANIAEITIDGLTPQKALYEIDKEVRPLVDDLLEYWNHTIVPELESNGVEITSTSKLTGQEKTKLNSYFENQIFPVLTPLALDPGRPFPYISNLSLSLAVTIKDTDGELQFARVKVPAILPRLLRIDTILAGPEGNGSAGEIRFIWLEDLIKANIGRLFPKMKILDSCCFRITRDTDIEIQEDEADDLLELIEENIKQRMFGNVVRLEVEKDMPAYILETLVSNLEIKNSDVHPLQPPLGLSDVMNLYGLPLHQLKEKPFIPRVPKVFEEEKNIFSVIKQRDVLTHHPFDSFKPVIDFIKQASQDPDVLAIKQTLYRVGKNSPVIDALIEAAENRKQVAVLVELKARFDEENNIYWAKQLESVGVHVVYGLVGLKTHAKMTLVVRREQNQLSRYVHVATGNYNASTAKLYTDIGLFTCNEGICNDISDIFNILTGYSAQKDFRDVSVAPINLRQNIEGLICREIANAREGKKGRIIIKVNSLVDPDIIGYLYEASQAGVEIDLIVRGICCLVPGIPGISENIRVRSVVGKFLEHSRIFFFHNNGDEEIFITSADIMQRNLDRRVELMTPIYDKSIKNYLRNTILEVYLHDNVKARILSSDKKYSYAPQQSIEELCAQEWLMNQQFEYSNY; this comes from the coding sequence ATGAAAAGAAAAGACCGTCTGAAAGATCAGATAAAAAAGTATCTTGTACCGGAAAACTTTATAAACAGAGACCTTAGCTGGATTGAATTCAACAAAAGGGTTCTCGAGGAAGCTTTGCATCCGGGACTCCCGCTTTTGGAGAGAATAAAGTTCATTTCGATCTTTTGTTCCAATCTCGACGAATTTTACATGATCCGTGTTTCGGGTATAAAAGAGCAGATTGCTGCGAACATTGCCGAGATTACAATTGACGGTCTGACACCTCAAAAAGCACTTTATGAGATCGACAAAGAAGTGCGTCCCCTGGTGGATGATCTGCTTGAATACTGGAATCATACCATTGTTCCGGAGCTCGAGTCGAACGGTGTGGAAATTACCTCGACCAGTAAATTAACCGGACAGGAAAAAACAAAGCTGAACTCGTATTTTGAGAATCAGATTTTTCCCGTGCTCACTCCCCTTGCACTCGATCCGGGGAGACCTTTCCCCTACATATCAAACCTTTCCCTCAGTCTTGCTGTTACAATCAAAGACACCGACGGTGAACTGCAGTTTGCGAGAGTGAAAGTGCCGGCGATACTTCCCCGGTTGCTGAGGATCGACACAATTCTGGCAGGCCCCGAAGGTAACGGAAGTGCGGGCGAGATCCGGTTTATCTGGCTCGAAGACCTGATAAAGGCGAACATCGGACGACTTTTCCCTAAAATGAAAATTCTGGATTCCTGCTGTTTCAGGATTACCCGTGATACTGATATCGAAATTCAGGAGGATGAAGCCGATGACCTGCTCGAATTAATCGAGGAGAACATCAAACAAAGAATGTTCGGAAATGTGGTCAGACTCGAAGTGGAAAAGGATATGCCGGCATATATCCTCGAGACCCTTGTGTCAAATCTTGAGATTAAAAACTCCGATGTCCATCCTCTGCAACCGCCTCTCGGTTTGAGCGATGTCATGAATTTATACGGGCTTCCACTTCACCAGTTGAAGGAGAAACCATTCATTCCCAGAGTTCCGAAGGTTTTTGAGGAAGAAAAAAACATCTTCTCAGTGATTAAACAGCGGGATGTACTGACGCACCACCCCTTTGATTCATTTAAACCCGTTATTGATTTTATTAAACAGGCTTCGCAGGATCCTGATGTTCTTGCGATAAAACAGACGCTTTACAGGGTTGGGAAAAATTCGCCCGTGATCGATGCCCTCATTGAAGCAGCGGAGAACAGAAAGCAGGTTGCGGTTCTTGTTGAACTGAAAGCCCGCTTCGACGAAGAAAACAATATATACTGGGCGAAACAGCTCGAGAGTGTCGGTGTACATGTGGTCTACGGTCTTGTAGGACTTAAGACACACGCCAAGATGACACTTGTTGTTCGAAGAGAACAAAACCAGCTTAGCCGGTATGTGCATGTTGCAACCGGAAATTATAACGCCAGCACGGCGAAATTGTATACAGATATCGGCCTGTTTACCTGCAACGAGGGAATTTGCAACGATATCAGCGACATATTCAATATCCTCACCGGTTACAGTGCTCAAAAGGATTTCAGGGATGTTAGTGTTGCCCCGATAAACCTGAGACAAAATATAGAAGGACTGATTTGTCGCGAAATTGCCAACGCAAGGGAAGGTAAAAAGGGACGGATAATCATTAAAGTCAATTCCCTCGTCGATCCCGACATCATTGGCTACCTTTACGAAGCTTCGCAGGCAGGTGTGGAAATCGATCTGATTGTAAGGGGGATATGCTGCCTCGTCCCGGGAATTCCCGGCATTTCCGAGAATATCAGGGTTAGAAGTGTGGTCGGCAAGTTCCTCGAGCATTCAAGAATTTTCTTTTTCCACAACAATGGCGATGAAGAAATATTCATCACCAGTGCCGACATAATGCAAAGAAACCTCGACAGAAGAGTCGAACTAATGACACCAATTTACGACAAGTCGATCAAAAATTATTTAAGAAATACAATTCTTGAAGTGTATCTGCACGACAATGTGAAGGCAAGGATACTCTCAAGCGATAAAAAATATTCGTATGCCCCTCAACAAAGTATTGAGGAGCTTTGTGCACAGGAATGGCTGATGAACCAGCAATTCGAATACTCAAATTACTAA
- a CDS encoding Mrp/NBP35 family ATP-binding protein has product MAVNKEQILKALGTVNDPDLKKDLVTLNMIEKLTVEGNNVSFDVVLTTPACPLKEKIKNDCISAIKSSVPEVGELNINMTSNVTSFAFKKNNNGFLSNVKNTIAVASGKGGVGKSTVAVNLAVSLALDGAKVGLIDADIYGPSIPLMLGINEKPLVRQVDGKVRILPLQKFGIQLMSIGFLVEDNAPVIWRGPMASGAVRQFMTDVDWDELDYLFFDMPPGTGDIQLTLCQTIPLTGAVIVTTPQEVSLADARKAASMFERVNVPILGIVENMSYFIAPDTNIKYDIFGSGGGEKLAAECNSEFLGSIPIDPRIRVGGDKGIPVVYDIPDSSEANIVTGISRNLAAQISIANSNSATQKLEIILSDDDQ; this is encoded by the coding sequence ATGGCTGTAAATAAAGAACAGATTCTTAAAGCTCTAGGAACTGTAAATGATCCCGATCTGAAAAAAGATCTTGTAACCCTAAATATGATTGAGAAACTCACCGTTGAGGGGAATAATGTCTCTTTTGATGTTGTTCTTACCACTCCAGCGTGTCCCCTGAAAGAAAAAATAAAAAATGACTGTATCTCTGCCATTAAAAGCAGTGTACCTGAAGTCGGTGAACTGAATATTAACATGACATCGAATGTGACTTCGTTTGCTTTCAAAAAGAATAATAACGGTTTCCTTTCGAATGTTAAAAACACCATTGCTGTAGCAAGTGGCAAAGGGGGTGTTGGAAAAAGCACAGTGGCAGTAAATCTGGCTGTTTCACTCGCTCTCGACGGTGCAAAAGTGGGACTGATAGATGCTGATATCTACGGACCTTCAATTCCTCTAATGCTCGGAATTAACGAAAAACCTCTCGTAAGACAGGTTGACGGCAAAGTGAGAATCCTCCCGTTGCAGAAATTTGGTATCCAGTTGATGTCAATCGGTTTCCTTGTGGAAGACAATGCCCCTGTTATTTGGCGCGGACCGATGGCTTCGGGAGCTGTAAGACAGTTTATGACCGATGTTGACTGGGATGAGCTCGATTATCTCTTTTTCGACATGCCTCCGGGAACAGGTGACATACAACTTACACTCTGCCAGACAATCCCACTGACGGGTGCCGTGATTGTCACCACACCTCAGGAAGTTTCCCTCGCTGATGCAAGAAAAGCCGCTTCGATGTTCGAGAGAGTAAATGTCCCCATCCTCGGCATCGTGGAAAATATGAGTTATTTTATTGCCCCTGATACAAACATAAAATATGATATCTTTGGAAGTGGCGGTGGTGAAAAACTTGCTGCAGAATGTAATTCGGAATTTCTCGGATCCATCCCAATCGATCCAAGGATCAGAGTGGGTGGCGACAAAGGAATCCCTGTGGTGTACGACATCCCCGACTCCTCCGAGGCGAACATCGTTACCGGCATTTCAAGAAATCTTGCAGCACAGATTTCGATCGCCAACTCTAACTCAGCAACACAGAAACTCGAAATAATTTTAAGTGACGATGACCAATAA
- a CDS encoding NifU family protein, translated as MTNNLNQRILDALEKIRPYLKADGGDIELVNVTPDGIVEVRLTGACSSCPMSQMTLRAGVERAIIREVPGIRRVEAVA; from the coding sequence ATGACCAATAACCTGAATCAGAGAATCCTCGACGCACTCGAAAAGATCAGACCTTACCTCAAGGCTGACGGCGGCGATATCGAACTGGTAAATGTTACTCCCGACGGAATTGTAGAAGTGAGACTGACAGGGGCGTGCAGCTCCTGTCCCATGTCTCAGATGACACTTCGCGCCGGTGTGGAAAGAGCTATCATTAGAGAAGTACCGGGAATAAGACGAGTTGAGGCTGTCGCATAG
- a CDS encoding cobalamin-dependent protein (Presence of a B(12) (cobalamin)-binding domain implies dependence on cobalamin itself, in one of its several forms, or in some unusual lineages, dependence on a cobalamin-like analog.) yields MIKDVHYWDYFNSLTQGNKHRCREIVVSLAEEKTDIKDIYINLLQKSLYKIGKMWEEGKISIAEEHVATKITEYLVDISCELYAKSPSNGRTILLTGVDKDFHDIGARMVANIFELQGWTAVFLGGNTPKREVLNMIESTKPEIVGITYSLYINFLRFIELLDAISTQFPNQKILIGGQGLSSDTNNTLAKYPNAEYICSLTELEKKLVKY; encoded by the coding sequence ATGATCAAAGATGTACACTATTGGGATTACTTCAATTCCCTCACCCAAGGTAACAAACACCGGTGCAGAGAAATTGTAGTATCCCTCGCTGAAGAAAAAACTGATATCAAAGATATCTACATTAACCTCCTGCAGAAATCCCTCTACAAAATCGGGAAAATGTGGGAAGAAGGCAAAATATCCATTGCCGAAGAGCATGTAGCCACCAAAATAACCGAGTATCTGGTGGATATTTCCTGCGAACTCTACGCTAAATCACCTTCGAACGGCAGAACCATTCTTCTTACCGGTGTGGACAAAGATTTCCACGACATAGGTGCCAGAATGGTAGCGAACATCTTCGAACTTCAGGGATGGACTGCGGTCTTTCTCGGAGGAAACACCCCCAAAAGGGAAGTTCTCAACATGATCGAATCCACAAAACCTGAAATTGTCGGCATCACATACAGTCTCTATATAAACTTTTTAAGATTCATCGAACTTCTTGATGCCATCAGCACACAGTTTCCAAACCAGAAAATCCTCATCGGCGGCCAGGGTCTCTCATCCGACACCAACAACACCCTCGCCAAATACCCGAATGCCGAATACATCTGCTCCCTCACCGAGCTGGAGAAAAAACTGGTTAAGTATTAG
- a CDS encoding ABC transporter permease — MIPGLQSQSFFNFMVTVVSEFISKREIKHITYAVVYRQILFTGFEALSIITLAAVAVGAVIIIQGNSVLSNFSQSPMYYTILVAIIPRELSTLLTALIVIARSGTAISTELGNMNINNETLAIYSFGISPVAYLAVPRVIGMVISVVCLTIYFNVAAFATSGFVSFLSAAVIPTQFLYDLFTALSVTDLLISVVKSAFFGFFIGVIACYNGFKVQKAITEVPQRTIKTVVNSVATLVILDITVTALFYLFLYD, encoded by the coding sequence ATGATACCCGGACTTCAAAGCCAGTCATTTTTTAATTTCATGGTGACAGTAGTGAGTGAGTTTATTTCCAAGAGAGAAATAAAGCACATCACTTATGCTGTCGTTTACCGGCAGATACTGTTTACCGGATTTGAAGCTTTGTCTATCATCACTCTTGCGGCTGTTGCTGTGGGTGCTGTGATCATCATTCAGGGTAACTCGGTTCTCTCCAATTTCTCACAAAGTCCGATGTATTACACCATTCTCGTGGCGATTATACCGCGGGAATTAAGTACTCTTCTTACAGCTCTTATTGTGATTGCCCGTTCAGGTACTGCCATTTCGACAGAGCTCGGGAACATGAACATCAACAATGAAACGCTGGCGATCTACTCATTTGGCATTTCACCGGTAGCCTATCTCGCTGTTCCCCGTGTAATCGGGATGGTAATTTCTGTAGTATGCCTTACAATTTATTTTAATGTTGCTGCTTTCGCAACGAGCGGATTTGTGAGTTTTCTTTCGGCTGCCGTGATTCCGACACAGTTCCTTTATGATCTTTTTACCGCGCTTAGTGTTACCGATCTTCTAATCAGTGTGGTTAAATCGGCTTTCTTCGGATTTTTTATCGGAGTTATTGCGTGCTATAACGGCTTCAAGGTGCAAAAGGCGATTACAGAAGTGCCGCAGAGAACAATAAAAACAGTAGTTAACTCGGTGGCAACACTCGTAATTCTGGATATTACCGTAACTGCTTTATTCTATCTTTTTCTCTATGATTAG
- a CDS encoding ATP-binding cassette domain-containing protein, with amino-acid sequence MISLKLENVTCTREGQTVVSSFSADLTESKLTAILSDSEESAVAFLRLVAGLQKPPAGTLIYNGENFYDKSPEDQSKILRHNSYIFDSGGVVSNLSVSENILLPFDFINYSVPEKEKFAKIDELLKFFELDSELLQKRPSMLTKGEIKLINYIRAYLISPEMVFIESPFARMMKQTAGLIEKIIVETAYEKGIPHFFSKNNNSSLVEKADTIILIKKGEATLHKRGVDFTDKFDYPKFYDQKEIK; translated from the coding sequence ATGATTAGTCTTAAGCTCGAAAATGTGACATGTACCCGTGAGGGACAAACTGTAGTAAGCTCATTTTCTGCCGACCTGACGGAATCAAAACTTACTGCCATTCTGTCGGATTCCGAGGAGTCTGCCGTCGCATTTCTTCGTCTTGTTGCAGGTCTGCAAAAGCCTCCAGCCGGTACCCTGATATATAACGGAGAAAATTTCTACGATAAAAGCCCGGAAGATCAATCTAAAATTTTACGACACAACAGCTACATTTTCGACTCAGGGGGAGTTGTTTCAAACCTGTCAGTTTCCGAGAATATTCTTCTTCCATTCGATTTCATAAATTATTCGGTGCCGGAAAAGGAAAAATTCGCAAAGATTGATGAATTATTAAAATTTTTCGAACTCGATTCAGAACTTCTTCAGAAACGGCCCTCGATGCTTACCAAGGGAGAGATAAAACTGATCAACTATATCAGGGCGTATCTTATCAGTCCTGAGATGGTTTTTATCGAATCACCTTTTGCAAGGATGATGAAACAAACAGCCGGTTTAATCGAAAAAATAATTGTGGAGACAGCTTATGAAAAGGGTATTCCCCATTTCTTCTCGAAAAACAACAATTCAAGTCTTGTTGAGAAAGCTGACACAATAATTTTAATAAAAAAAGGTGAAGCAACACTTCACAAAAGAGGTGTCGACTTCACCGACAAGTTTGACTACCCGAAATTTTACGATCAAAAAGAGATCAAATAA
- a CDS encoding MlaD family protein: MSKLRYTKILVISFIALAVFAVASLTLSILISEKVFSTKLNFRAKFSDATGLKGNVPVIFKGFKIGYLNNLTLGADNNIYADLNIYEDYRNLIRDNCILYKNVNFITSVTNILLLTGTGKSRLLEQGSMIPGFDTREGKAMQRLHNVEYQGEVINAFMFKIEAFLDEVNPQISPGAGEANSGIMNALKSIDSTFGKINSIITNVDKTVAMVKDGLAGSKSGVFGGMAQLDNLMSELVATTKNARGLMGRLDATLVNYQRPDSLAIKMIDPTGETFLKPVKTSLNSINELLPEINKLLVYSNDQTTNLSLIQEKIKKVLDDLQVTLQIINKNPIINFGTNINNKKVEQGKKRPR; this comes from the coding sequence ATGTCAAAATTACGATATACAAAGATCCTTGTGATCTCATTCATTGCACTCGCTGTTTTTGCCGTGGCAAGTCTCACTCTTTCCATCCTGATCAGTGAGAAGGTTTTTTCCACCAAACTTAACTTTCGGGCAAAATTTTCTGATGCTACCGGTTTGAAAGGGAATGTCCCTGTTATCTTTAAAGGTTTTAAGATTGGCTACCTCAATAATCTTACTCTTGGAGCTGATAACAATATTTATGCCGATCTGAACATCTATGAGGACTACAGAAATCTCATCAGAGACAACTGCATTCTCTATAAAAATGTGAATTTCATTACTTCAGTTACAAATATCCTCCTTCTCACAGGTACGGGAAAAAGCAGACTCCTCGAGCAGGGTTCCATGATTCCGGGTTTTGATACACGGGAGGGTAAAGCCATGCAAAGGCTTCACAATGTGGAATATCAGGGAGAGGTGATAAATGCCTTCATGTTCAAGATAGAAGCATTTTTGGATGAAGTAAATCCACAGATTTCCCCCGGTGCCGGGGAGGCAAATTCCGGTATAATGAATGCACTTAAATCGATTGATTCAACCTTCGGGAAGATTAACTCGATTATCACCAATGTTGACAAAACTGTTGCTATGGTGAAAGACGGTCTTGCCGGAAGCAAGTCAGGTGTTTTTGGCGGTATGGCACAACTCGACAACCTTATGAGCGAACTTGTTGCCACCACAAAGAATGCCCGCGGTCTGATGGGGAGGCTCGATGCCACATTGGTCAATTATCAGAGACCTGACAGCCTTGCAATCAAAATGATTGACCCTACCGGAGAAACTTTCCTGAAGCCCGTGAAGACCTCTCTCAACTCAATAAACGAGCTTCTTCCTGAAATCAATAAACTCCTTGTGTATTCAAATGACCAGACTACTAATTTATCCCTGATTCAGGAAAAAATAAAAAAAGTGCTCGATGATCTTCAGGTCACACTTCAGATTATTAATAAGAACCCGATTATAAATTTTGGCACAAACATCAACAACAAAAAAGTTGAGCAGGGAAAGAAGAGGCCAAGATGA
- the gltX gene encoding glutamate--tRNA ligase, with product MISEYPRVRFAPSPTGYLHIGGLRTALYNYLFARQSGGKFILRIEDTDRTRYVPGAVENLISTLEWSGLHYDEGPGIEGEYGPYTQSERPHIYKEHTDKLLESGHAYYCFCSKERLDTLREAQKARNEQTVYDKHCLKLSKEEVTEKLASGIPYVVRMNVRHGSKVLVKDIIRGNIDFDTSIIDDQVLIKSDGFPTYHLANVVDDHLMKITHTIRGEEWLPSTPKHVLLYEAFGWEVPVFAHLPLLLNPDRSKLSKRQGDVAVEDYRAKGYLKEALINFISLLGWNAGDDREFYNMDELIASFSLERINKSGAVFNLEKLDWLNAEHLRSKTDNELARLLREELIAQEMTLTEKITEDYLTKVVSCMKERVKFIKEIPVNAPYFFSRPDSYEEKGVQKGWKEDTPKLMEAYSAKINAMDAPSKEDWETALRSAAEENGVGAGKLIHPVRLLVSGVSSGPGLFEILDALGKDEVLFRIETGSKKLTV from the coding sequence ATGATATCAGAATACCCAAGGGTAAGGTTTGCCCCCAGCCCTACCGGTTATTTACACATCGGGGGACTAAGAACCGCACTTTACAACTACCTTTTCGCCAGACAATCGGGTGGAAAGTTTATCCTCAGAATTGAGGACACCGATCGCACGCGGTATGTTCCCGGAGCCGTGGAAAATCTTATTTCAACTCTCGAGTGGTCGGGCCTGCATTATGATGAAGGTCCGGGAATCGAGGGTGAGTACGGGCCCTACACACAGTCGGAACGGCCGCACATCTACAAAGAACACACGGACAAACTTCTCGAGTCGGGACATGCCTACTACTGTTTCTGCTCCAAAGAGAGACTCGACACTCTGAGAGAGGCTCAAAAAGCCCGGAACGAACAGACTGTTTACGACAAACACTGCCTGAAGCTTTCCAAAGAGGAAGTGACAGAAAAACTTGCTTCGGGTATCCCCTATGTTGTTCGTATGAATGTCAGACACGGCAGCAAAGTACTCGTAAAGGATATTATAAGAGGAAATATCGATTTTGATACTTCAATTATAGACGATCAGGTTCTGATAAAAAGTGACGGATTTCCGACATATCACCTCGCTAATGTGGTTGATGACCACCTGATGAAGATTACACACACCATTCGCGGTGAAGAATGGTTGCCCTCGACTCCTAAGCATGTGCTCCTCTATGAAGCATTCGGTTGGGAAGTGCCTGTATTTGCACATCTGCCGCTTCTTCTGAATCCCGATCGTTCAAAGCTGAGCAAGAGACAGGGTGATGTGGCGGTTGAAGACTACCGTGCCAAAGGATATCTGAAAGAGGCATTGATCAATTTTATCTCCCTTTTGGGCTGGAATGCCGGTGACGACAGGGAATTCTATAATATGGATGAACTGATCGCTTCATTTTCGCTCGAGAGAATAAACAAATCGGGTGCCGTTTTTAATCTCGAGAAACTCGACTGGCTGAATGCGGAACATTTGAGATCGAAGACTGATAACGAACTTGCCCGTCTGCTCCGCGAAGAACTGATAGCTCAGGAGATGACTTTGACAGAAAAAATTACTGAAGATTATCTGACCAAGGTCGTTTCATGTATGAAGGAAAGAGTGAAGTTCATAAAAGAGATTCCCGTAAATGCACCATATTTCTTCTCCCGTCCCGATTCGTATGAAGAAAAGGGTGTTCAAAAGGGTTGGAAGGAAGATACTCCAAAATTGATGGAGGCTTATTCTGCAAAAATAAATGCAATGGATGCACCTTCCAAGGAAGACTGGGAAACAGCTCTCAGAAGCGCAGCAGAGGAAAACGGTGTCGGAGCAGGAAAGCTGATACACCCCGTAAGGCTTCTGGTATCCGGAGTGTCATCGGGTCCAGGACTGTTCGAGATACTCGATGCTCTTGGAAAAGATGAAGTGCTTTTCCGAATTGAAACGGGAAGTAAAAAACTTACTGTTTAG
- a CDS encoding response regulator, translated as MQSNIISLFKSINQLFQSDSTGENLLNQLCNFISAEFEFYSAALFKPVNDKLVLIGKSDNVKKSLVIGSESVCGVCKLHDTSSGVSSFDIDKKCQIQSTDFLVYEGCLKMKGNSEEQFVLKLTRKSPFSQSDIDNIEVLGKFLLIVLSSAKFVTYTSDSSINKLLLDVSNDLRTPANSILGFASLLYDDKLSSVQTEYVKLIKDNAQKISSLLNDLIDISKVAAGSAVVQNAPFELKGLLDEIEKSFKEKTDANVTSLQFAIGEAVPKEIESDQQKLKTAISSILAFLLNENPYGRIEVTATESLSGILTIKVYHSGLMMPPEKLKDAFRISQIHDGRGKLTSVSALSLNLAKRYIESLKGELIIGKESGQGVSISINLLLTGSSMFASQMESLPKPASQNNRVLVIEDDYATSKLLSNYLNKWGYEPTIVNAGLKALQILENESFLSIITNVTLPDINGLELLRKIRENKLHRHTPVIVCSVEAEQQKAFLMGSVEYFVKPISYKDLVEVLTSYKLRRDANVLCVDDDLNTLNLVKEAIQSAGFNPVAENFSYEVPAKIANMDLDLAIVDLDMPQMNGFELIKEIKSNSRFASLPIIIYTGKENYEEDLAKINGLFTELLDKKSTKIEDLADTISRMVNRTEPVSNTGGAASGGTGQAAAAPEPTGPVILLVEDYKHSQIIVTRLLRKNGFNNVTVCENGAEAVEQAKKMKYDIILMDMQMPVMNGFEATERVRQMPEYKDTPIIALTAFAMKGDREKCIDAGATDYIPKPIDSVEFIEKVKKYTNNPA; from the coding sequence ATGCAATCGAATATCATATCCTTGTTTAAATCAATAAATCAGTTGTTTCAGTCTGACAGCACGGGGGAAAACCTCCTGAATCAGTTATGCAACTTCATCTCTGCTGAATTTGAGTTTTACTCCGCCGCCCTTTTCAAACCTGTAAACGATAAACTGGTGCTAATTGGCAAGTCTGACAATGTAAAAAAGAGCCTTGTCATCGGAAGTGAATCAGTCTGTGGTGTCTGCAAGCTTCACGACACTTCATCGGGTGTTTCTTCTTTTGATATTGACAAAAAATGTCAGATTCAGTCAACCGATTTCCTGGTGTACGAGGGATGCCTGAAAATGAAGGGGAATTCAGAGGAACAGTTCGTTTTGAAACTGACCCGGAAGTCGCCTTTCAGTCAAAGTGACATTGATAATATAGAAGTTCTCGGGAAATTTTTGCTGATAGTGTTGAGCTCCGCGAAATTCGTCACCTACACTTCCGATTCATCAATAAATAAACTGTTGCTCGATGTTTCGAATGATCTTCGGACTCCTGCAAACAGCATTCTTGGCTTTGCATCGCTTCTTTATGATGACAAATTGAGTTCTGTTCAGACAGAGTATGTCAAGCTGATAAAGGATAACGCTCAGAAGATATCCAGTCTGCTTAATGATTTGATCGATATTTCAAAGGTTGCCGCGGGAAGTGCGGTTGTCCAGAATGCTCCTTTCGAACTGAAGGGACTTTTGGATGAAATCGAGAAAAGTTTCAAAGAAAAAACAGATGCCAATGTTACCTCACTCCAGTTTGCAATAGGTGAAGCAGTGCCTAAGGAAATTGAATCTGATCAACAGAAACTTAAAACTGCAATCTCATCCATCCTTGCATTTTTGTTGAATGAAAATCCTTACGGCAGAATCGAAGTAACAGCTACCGAATCCTTGAGTGGGATTCTGACAATCAAGGTATATCATTCGGGACTAATGATGCCTCCTGAGAAACTGAAGGATGCATTCCGGATCAGCCAGATTCATGACGGCAGAGGAAAACTGACCAGCGTTTCAGCTCTCTCGCTCAATCTTGCCAAAAGATACATTGAGAGCCTTAAAGGTGAACTCATAATTGGCAAGGAGAGTGGACAGGGAGTCAGTATTTCCATAAATCTTCTGCTTACCGGCAGTTCGATGTTTGCAAGCCAGATGGAATCACTTCCCAAACCCGCAAGCCAGAACAACCGTGTTCTTGTCATTGAAGATGATTACGCCACTTCGAAACTTCTCAGCAATTATCTCAACAAATGGGGATATGAACCCACAATCGTAAATGCCGGCTTGAAGGCATTGCAGATTCTTGAGAATGAAAGTTTCCTTTCGATCATTACTAATGTTACACTTCCCGATATAAACGGGCTCGAACTCCTCCGGAAAATCAGGGAAAACAAGCTTCACAGACATACGCCTGTGATTGTCTGTTCAGTCGAAGCCGAGCAGCAAAAGGCGTTTTTGATGGGATCGGTAGAGTATTTTGTAAAACCGATCAGCTATAAAGACCTTGTTGAAGTGCTGACGAGCTACAAATTGAGGCGCGATGCCAATGTCCTCTGCGTGGATGATGACCTGAACACTCTAAATCTTGTAAAAGAGGCGATACAGTCGGCAGGTTTCAATCCTGTCGCTGAAAACTTCTCATACGAAGTACCTGCAAAGATTGCCAACATGGACCTCGATCTGGCGATAGTCGATCTCGACATGCCTCAGATGAACGGTTTTGAGCTGATAAAAGAGATTAAATCAAACTCCCGTTTTGCAAGTCTGCCGATCATTATTTACACCGGCAAAGAGAATTATGAGGAAGACCTCGCAAAGATTAACGGACTTTTCACAGAGCTTCTCGACAAAAAAAGTACGAAAATTGAAGACCTCGCTGATACAATAAGCAGAATGGTTAACAGAACCGAACCTGTTTCGAATACCGGTGGTGCCGCTTCAGGTGGCACAGGTCAGGCAGCAGCAGCTCCCGAGCCAACAGGTCCCGTAATTCTTCTTGTGGAAGATTACAAACACTCTCAGATTATTGTTACCCGTCTTCTCAGAAAGAACGGTTTCAATAATGTAACGGTTTGTGAAAATGGCGCCGAGGCTGTGGAACAGGCTAAAAAGATGAAATATGACATCATCCTGATGGATATGCAGATGCCGGTCATGAACGGTTTTGAAGCGACCGAACGGGTTAGACAGATGCCCGAGTATAAAGATACTCCGATAATCGCTCTTACTGCATTCGCAATGAAAGGTGACCGCGAAAAATGTATTGACGCCGGTGCAACAGATTATATCCCAAAACCGATCGACAGCGTTGAGTTTATTGAAAAAGTAAAGAAATATACAAACAATCCGGCTTAA